In Macaca nemestrina isolate mMacNem1 chromosome 11, mMacNem.hap1, whole genome shotgun sequence, a single window of DNA contains:
- the SPEGNB gene encoding SPEG neighbor protein isoform X2 produces the protein MSKAAPAKKSVAAAPPPGCTLDINDPQVQSAAIRIQASYRGHRSRKELREKGPPRVLEALKDVVLIEGSAAKLTCRISAFPDPFIRWSKDGKELRDGPKYRYIFEDPDVVALVVRDGELADLGQYSINVTNPFGQCSDSARILVEVPAKIQKGPDNTKARKGATVTLTAEILGEPAPDVGWTKDGEDIEEDDRVFFEIGSTTTTLTIRRATPQDSGKYEVYVENSLGMDQSFARVDVA, from the exons ATGTCTAAAGCAGCTCCTGCCAAAAAGTCAGTGGCTGCGGCCCCACCTCCTGGATGTACCCTGGACATCAATGACCCACAGGTCCAGAGTGCGGCCATTCGCATCCAGGCCTCTTACCGAGGCCACAG GTCCCGGAAGGAGCTGCGCGAGAAGGGGCCGCCGCGGGTACTGGAGGCGCTGAAGGACGTGGTGCTGATTGAGGGCAGCGCGGCCAAGCTCACTTGCCGCATTTCGGCTTTCCCGGACCCATTCATCCGCTGGAGTAAGGACGGCAAGGAGCTACGTGACGGGCCCAAGTACCGCTACATCTTCGAGGACCCTGACGTGGTGGCACTGGTGGTGCGCGACGGCGAGCTGGCAGACCTAGGCCAGTACAGCATCAACGTCACCAACCCCTTCGGCCAGTGCTCCGACTCGGCGCGCATCCTCGTGGAAG TCCCGGCGAAGATTCAAAAGGGACCCGATAACACTAAGGCGCGCAAAGGCGCCACCGTGACGCTGACTGCGGAGATCCTGGGAGAGCCTGCGCCCGACGTGGGCTGGACCAAGGACGGGGAGGACATCGAGGAGGATGACAG GGTGTTCTTCGAGATCGGCAGCACCACCACGACGCTGACCATTCGCCGGGCCACACCCCAGGACAGCGGCAAGTACGAGGTGTAcgtggagaacagcctgggcatgGACCAGAGCTTCGCTCGCGTGGACGTAGCCTGA
- the SPEGNB gene encoding SPEG neighbor protein isoform X1, with product MHHPIRAAVQEQSSSLPSHTFRGLAGPGGRQEMVHSRKGLRPGLSWELWTLTRPGGRSRKELREKGPPRVLEALKDVVLIEGSAAKLTCRISAFPDPFIRWSKDGKELRDGPKYRYIFEDPDVVALVVRDGELADLGQYSINVTNPFGQCSDSARILVEVPAKIQKGPDNTKARKGATVTLTAEILGEPAPDVGWTKDGEDIEEDDRVFFEIGSTTTTLTIRRATPQDSGKYEVYVENSLGMDQSFARVDVA from the exons ATGCATCATCCTATCAGGGCAGCAGTTCAGGAGCAGTCCTCTTCCCTACCAAGCCACACGTTTAGGGGTCTGGCGGGCCCAGGGGGCAGGCAGGAGATGGTGCATTCTCGGAAAGGGCTGCGGCCGGGCCTGTCTTGGGAGCTCTGGACCCTGACTCGGCCCGGGGGTAGGTCCCGGAAGGAGCTGCGCGAGAAGGGGCCGCCGCGGGTACTGGAGGCGCTGAAGGACGTGGTGCTGATTGAGGGCAGCGCGGCCAAGCTCACTTGCCGCATTTCGGCTTTCCCGGACCCATTCATCCGCTGGAGTAAGGACGGCAAGGAGCTACGTGACGGGCCCAAGTACCGCTACATCTTCGAGGACCCTGACGTGGTGGCACTGGTGGTGCGCGACGGCGAGCTGGCAGACCTAGGCCAGTACAGCATCAACGTCACCAACCCCTTCGGCCAGTGCTCCGACTCGGCGCGCATCCTCGTGGAAG TCCCGGCGAAGATTCAAAAGGGACCCGATAACACTAAGGCGCGCAAAGGCGCCACCGTGACGCTGACTGCGGAGATCCTGGGAGAGCCTGCGCCCGACGTGGGCTGGACCAAGGACGGGGAGGACATCGAGGAGGATGACAG GGTGTTCTTCGAGATCGGCAGCACCACCACGACGCTGACCATTCGCCGGGCCACACCCCAGGACAGCGGCAAGTACGAGGTGTAcgtggagaacagcctgggcatgGACCAGAGCTTCGCTCGCGTGGACGTAGCCTGA
- the LOC105481271 gene encoding mannose-1-phosphate guanylyltransferase regulatory subunit alpha, with translation MLKAVILIGGPQKGTRFRPLSFEVPKPLFPVAGVPMIQHHIEACAQVPGMQEILLIGFYQPDEPLTQFLEAAQQEFNLPVRYLQEFAPLGTGGGLYHFRDQILAGSPEAFFVLNADVCSDFPLSAMLEAHRRQCHPFLLLGTTANRTQSLNYGCIVENPQTHEVLHYVEKPSTFISDIINCGIYLFSPEALKPLRDVFQRNQQDGQLEDSPGLWPGAGTIRLEQDVFSALAGQGQIYVHLTDGIWSQIKSAGSALYASRLYLSRYQDTHPERLAKHTPGGPRIRGNVYIHPTAKVAPSAVLGPNVSIGKGVTVGEGVRLRESIVLHGATLQEHTCVLHSIVGWGSTVGRWARVEGTPNDPNPNDPRARMDSESLFKDGKLLPAITILGCRVRIPAEVLILNSIVLPHKELSRSFTNQIIL, from the exons ATGCTCAAAGCGGTGATCCTGATTGGAGGCCCTCAAAAGG gaACTCGCTTCAGACCTTTGTCTTTTGAGGTGCCCAAACCACTGTTTCCTGTGGCAGGGGTCCCTATGATCCAACATCATATTGAAGCCTGTGCCCAG GTCCCTGGGATGCAGGAGATTCTGCTCATTGGCTTCTACCAACCTGATGAGCCCCTCACCCAGTTCCTAGAAGCCGCCCAGCAGGAGTTTAACCTTCCAGTCAG GTACCTGCAGGAATTTGCCCCCCTAGGCACAGGGGGTGGTCTCTACCATTTTCGAGACCAGATCCTGGCTGGGAGCCCCGAGGCATTCTTCGTGCTTAATGCTGATGTCTGCTCTGACTTCCCCTTGAGTGCTATGTTGGAAGCCCACCGACGCCAGTGTCACCCTTTCTTACTCCTTGGCACTACG GCTAACAGGACACAGTCCCTCAACTACGGCTGCATCGTTGAGAATCCACAGACACATGAG GTATTGCACTATGTGGAGAAACCCAGCACATTTATCAGTGACATCATCAACTGCGGCATCTACCTCTTTTCTCCTGAAGCCCTGAAGCCTCTTCGGGATGTCTTCCAGCGTAATCAGCAGGATGGGCAATT GGAGGACTCACCAGGCTTGTGGCCAGGGGCAGGTACCATCCGCCTAGAGCAGGATGTGTTTTCAGCcctggcagggcagggccagatATACGTGCATCTCACTGATGGTATCTGGAGCCAGATCAAGTCCGCCGG TTCAGCCCTCTACGCCTCCCGCCTCTACCTGAGCCGATACCAGGATACTCACCCAGAACGGCTGGCCAAGCACACCCCAGGGGGCCCACGGATCCGAG GGAATGTCTACATCCACCCGACTGCCAAGGTGGCCCCCTCGGCTGTG CTGGGCCCCAACGTCTCCATCGGGAAGGGGGTGACCGTGGGTGAGGGTGTGCGGCTCCGGGAGAGCATTGTCCTCCATGGAGCCACGTTACAG GAGCACACGTGTGTTCTGCATAGCATTGTGGGCTGGGGGAGCACCGTGGGACGCTGGGCCCGCGTGGAGGGTACCCCCAATGACCCCAACCCCAATGATCCCCGAGCCCGCATGGACAGTGAGAGCCTCTTCAAGGATGGGAAGTTGCTGCCTGCCATCACCATCCTGG GCTGCCGAGTCCGGATCCCTGCCGAGGTGCTCATCCTGAACTCGATTGTTCTGCCACACAAGGAGCTGAGCCGAAGCTTCACCAACCAGATCATCCTCTGA